From Clarias gariepinus isolate MV-2021 ecotype Netherlands chromosome 2, CGAR_prim_01v2, whole genome shotgun sequence, one genomic window encodes:
- the LOC128541401 gene encoding trace amine-associated receptor 13c-like — MNLTEFNQSDLCVHFSCPKRSVFPAFHVLLYVCSAAVVLLTVCGNLLIIISVFHFKQLHTPSNMLVLSLAVSDFLVGAFLMPPMFSWTIESCWIFGTLFCTIFWLIDGFLTILSIYNIALIAVDRYLALSNPFLYTNTVSRINMCIVINSNLIVCVVYNTVFYYFNGTFKSSAMCPGECSFFLNEGWSVIDLTYAFIFPLSVIITLYTQVFVIAKKHATAIRELNNNTRSKTQKITSHSMKSERKAAKVLGILVSVFLLCLFPYFIFSLLGDNIEVQTETTQKVLIILYLNSMINPIIYALFYPWFRRCFKLILTLRILQSDSELINVLL; from the coding sequence ATGAACCTGACAGAGTTTAACCAGTCTGATCTCTGTGTGCATTTTTCCTGTCCAAAGAGATCTGTATTTCCTGCATTTCAtgtcttactgtatgtgtgttcagctgctgtGGTTCTGCTAACAGTGTGTGGAAATCTGCTTATCATAATTTCTGTTTTTCACTTCAAACAGCTTCACACACCAAGTAACATGCTGGTGCTATCTCTGGCTGTGTCAGATTTCCTCGTTGGCGCTTTTCTAATGCCTCCAATGTTTAGCTGGACAATCGAGTCATGCTGGATATTTGGAACTCTTTTCTGCACAATATTTTGGTTAATTGATGGTTTCCTTACAATCTTATCCATTTATAACATTGCTCTGATTGCTGTGGATCGGTATTTGGCTCTCTCAAACCCATTCctttacacaaacacagtcaGTAGGATTAATATGTGCATTGTGATTAATTCTAActtgattgtgtgtgtggtgtataacacagtattttattatttcaatggAACGTTCAAAAGTTCTGCAATGTGTCCCGGAGAGTGTTCTTTCTTTCTGAATGAAGGCTGGTCTGTAATTGATCTTACGTATgcatttatatttccactttctgTCATAATAACATTGTATACTCAAGTTTTTGTCattgctaagaaacatgccactgctatccgagaacttaataataatacacggtctaaaacacagaaaatcacctcacactcaatgaaatctgagagaaaagcagcCAAAGTTCTTGGAATCTtagtctctgtgtttctgttgtgtttatttccgtattttattttcagtttattagGAGATAATATTGAAGTACAGACAGAAACTACTCAAAAAGTGTTAATTATATTGTACCTTAATTCGATGATTAACCCAATTATTTATGCTCTGTTTTACCCATGGTTTAGGAGgtgctttaaattaattttaactctGCGAATATTACAATCTGACTCTGAATTAATCAATGTTcttttataa